ATTCCAGTTGAACATACCTGCCGAAAAGCACGATCCGATCAGCTGATTCCGGAGAGATTGAATCTTTACCGCCGATAGGTGCCGACATTGTCTCGAGTCCATCTAGAGCGAGTTCTTTCTGTAATTTTTCGAGTTGTTGCGGATGTAGAATGCCTTGTTCAATGAGAGCGGCAACGGGGTCTTGATCTGGCGCGAGGGATGAGAGCATGTCAGAAGTTAATATCCCTTTGAGGATTGCAAGCTGGATAACGGGATTTGCGCGAATACTACCTATGAAGCACTACCTTGTTGCCGTTGATGTTACTACCGTGATGACTGTTGGTCAAACAATGCACATGGCTTCATCCTGGCAAGGAAGGACTTCGATCAATTTTGATTCACGCGAAAAGCGGCATTTAAACCCGGCACAGCAAAATCTCTGACTCAACGCAACCCTCCGTTTCCGTGTTACACTGCGCATTTGGGCGCTTTTACTCTTCGGGTTTGTGTGCGAAAAAATAAGCGTTCGGCGACATAACAGAAAGGAAATGTGGAATCTATTTCATCAGTTGACAGGATTGGGTTTCCAGCGTACGGCGCGGGAGACCGCGAGACTGCAGATTCCAGCATTGTGGCCCAGCCTCGAAATGAAATCGCCATGAAGCGACTTCTGCGGTTCCCCAGTTCGATCAAGCGCGATCCAGCTATCGAGGTCTGGATGCAAGAGCATTCGGGTGAATTGGGGGCGATCGCGCAGCGCTGGTTTGAGGTCATGCGCAACTGCGGAGACGATGTTCGGGAGTTATTGCATGATGGCCATCCGACAGCGTGTGTAGGTGATGCGGCATTCGCTTATGTCAATGCCTTCAAAGCTCACGTCAATGTCGGGTTCTTTCGTGGCGCCGAGATTGCTGATCCGGAGGGCCTGTTGGAAGGCACTGGCAAGTTCATGCGTCATGTGAAACTCAGGCCCGAACGTGAGTTCGATGCCACAGCTCTAATGAAGCTAATCGAAACTGCATACACTGATATTAAGGCGTGCTTAAAGACGGAGTAGTTCGTGCACTCCGTATCTAGGGAATCTTATGCTTCTTATTTTTTGTAGACAACGGGATGGTGAGCGTCGCATTGGTGGACAATTCGTGGGGGCCGGCTGTTTTAGGATAGGGTAGTGCGGCGGAATGAAACTTCGTGCAGATTTCAATGGTTGCTTTAGTGAGGTCCTTAACTCACAGCAGGAATGGTAATTACTGCTTACGACGAAGACATTAACGATCAATTCAGCTTTTCCATCTGAGAATGCACATCGCTTCATCCTGACCGGTGGCGAGGATGAGGACTTCGATCGATTTGGATTCCTGGCGGTATTTCCACATCTGCGGGCGGCCACTGGAGATTACGTTTTCAATCTGCGAGGCAAGTTGGGCGGATAAATCCTGAGGCAGAAAATCCGAAAGTTGCATTCCACTTTCCGGCTCGGTCGATTCGGACAACGGTTCGCGACCTCTGCTGTACTCAACCAAGCTACCATCTTGATGAACAACGAAAACCCAATCGGGTACAGCATCCAGTAAAGCAAGATAACGTTGCTGAACTTTTCGCAATGATCTTTGTTTTCGTTTAACGGTTCGATAATCAAGACTTGTCTGTCTTCCTTTTTGCAGCAGGACTTGCGCTTCTTCCACAGGAACTTTTGCCGGTTCGATTAAAAGGATTTTTCTACCGGATAAACAGACGGCGATGGCATGAAGCGTGCGGTCTTTTCCTTTAGCATCCGTTTCAGTCCAGGACCCGGATTCAATCGAACCTTCTTGGCCCGTGTTCCAGAGTTCAGCGGACCTGGAGATGAATTCGCCCAGGAATGGAGATCTGGATTCCAAATCAACCGCGGTTTCAGGCGCGTGTGCATCGGGGAAAAAATCCAGAAACCACTGCGGAAAAGGCACAATTCCGCGAAAAGAACCGTCCGGTTGCTGTTCCACAACAGCAATATCCAGAAAGGGAAGCAAGCGCTCCAACATTTTTTTAACAGAAGCTAACAAAGATAACGAAGAATCTTCTTTTTTTAAACAGAAGCTCGCGAAGAACACGAAGATTTCAATACCTTTGCGTCCTTTGCGTCCTTCTGTTCAAAAAAATCTTTGTGCTTGGTTTCCTTTGTTATCTTCTGTTCAAAAACTTGGCGGTTTCATTTTTCCATGATGCGGGCGGTTAAAAGCTTGAACAACTCTTCCACACCTTCGCCGGTTTTTGCACTTGCGTACTGGATGAGCCAACCTTGATCTCTGGGGCCTCGCAGGGCGGTTTCATCGATCTCCCAGTGACTTTGAAGATCCAGTTTATTCACCACAAGAACGAAAGGAATTTTACCGGTGGCCTCTTCCGCTTTACGCTGAAGTGTAAATGCTTTCAAAAGCGTATCGCTTCTGGTGCCGTCAACTACGAGGATGTAGCCGGCAGAGCCCTTCAAGTAGGAAGTCTGAAGCTGAACAAATTCATCTTCGCCGGCCAGATCCCACAAAATCAGATTCACTTCCAGGGAACCAAACAAGATTTCCTTTTTGTCGATTTTTACGCCGACTGTTGTCAGATACTTCTCGGAAAAAATACTTTTTACGTAGCGCGCAACCAGGCTTGTTTTGCCGACGGCAAAAGCACCAAGCATGCAAATCTTTTTCTGCAACATGATTAAAATGAACTATATCACACGTGTTATTTTAACCGCAGAGAACGCTGAGGGCGCAGAGCAAGAAAGAGAGATTGTTTTTCTCCGCGGTCTCTGCGTACTCTGCGGTGAATATAGTATCCTTGGCTTATGAAAAAAGGAATTTTGCAAAAGTTACAAGAAGGAGTGGTGCTGGGTGATGGGGGTTACTTGCTTGAATTGGAGAAGCGTGGCTACGTCCAGGCAGGACCCTTCACACCGGAAGTTAGTTTGACACATCCCGAAGCTCTGGCGCAACTTCATCGGGAATTTATCCAGGCCGGTACAGACGTCATCCAAACTCTCACTTTTTATGCAAGCGAAGACAAGCTGGCCACGGTTGGTTTGAAGGGCAAAGTGGAGGAAATCAATCGTGCCGCAGTGCGAATTGCGAAGGAAGCGGCTCAAGGAACTGACGTTTTGGTTGCCGGTAACTTGAGCCTGACGTGGGCCTACGATCCGAAGGATCCGAAATCGGAGGATCGCGTCCGTGAATTGTT
The window above is part of the bacterium genome. Proteins encoded here:
- a CDS encoding DUF1801 domain-containing protein, with product MKRLLRFPSSIKRDPAIEVWMQEHSGELGAIAQRWFEVMRNCGDDVRELLHDGHPTACVGDAAFAYVNAFKAHVNVGFFRGAEIADPEGLLEGTGKFMRHVKLRPEREFDATALMKLIETAYTDIKACLKTE
- a CDS encoding GTP-binding protein, which translates into the protein MLQKKICMLGAFAVGKTSLVARYVKSIFSEKYLTTVGVKIDKKEILFGSLEVNLILWDLAGEDEFVQLQTSYLKGSAGYILVVDGTRSDTLLKAFTLQRKAEEATGKIPFVLVVNKLDLQSHWEIDETALRGPRDQGWLIQYASAKTGEGVEELFKLLTARIMEK